ctttaaatttgttgtttcTGTATTATGATCCTGTCGAACTATCCCTAACAAGATGGGATTCCTACGAATTCCACTCGAACTAATGAGAAAAATTGCCGTCTCTACGTCAAACCAAAATCACTGTGCTGTATGTCATTATGTTAATGTGAGTTTGAAGGATGTAtatataccaaaaaaaaaaagaaaactatcaTTATCGTGactaaaaaagacaaaagtcaTATATGAAGTATTGAGACGCGAGAGGTGTATCAATTTGTCTCGTTGAAACTTTCACATTCGAAAGTAttaatatgtgtgtgtgtatttatatataatatgtctTCTTCATACAATAGTATCAagaatgattaaaaattaGCCTATTGAGCCAAAACGTTTGGCTCAAAGGATGGATCTTTGGCATGTGTGAGAGAGTCTTTTCTTTAGTTTGTAtaccttcatttttttttgtgcggATATATTGTTAAACCATGTAGTTTGATAAAATCAGTACAAACACGTTATTAAATTGTACAGTTTATAGTGCATTGAAATTGACTCTATTAAATTGCTCGTTTAATAGCATGTTcgcattgaaaaaaatattaagttgtgattattttgttacatattAAGTTATCTAAAATACTTCTCAATGTTAAACTACTTTTTACAAACATACTCTCAAACGCATAATTAAAACTTAGACGAAAATTGTTCTTGCTTGTTAATTAGACTgagtaattatatatatattatgtatgGGTTTGGTGCTTGGTCacaatcaaataaacaataaagattaattttgTGTCCAACTTATTTTTTTGGCTAACCCCATCTCACCAGCAAagcctataataataataaaataaaaaattcttcttcCCATAACATTTGTatcaataaattgaaaaaaaaagaggaaattaaatgataatacgATATCGTTTAACATCAGAAGATTGATaaccttataaaaaattggattagaataaataaatatctagAAAATTTAACGTCcgtttttaaaatcaaaatataaaagtcaACAACACCATCTTGACTTGGCGATCAAGACGAAATATAATGAAAGCAAAATCTAGAAGAAGATGCCATCCGGTtgcttaaaaagaaaaaagctccAACCAAAAATATCAAGCGCCTAACCCATATCATGACGATTGTCCTGATGAGTgcgtaagtttttttttaaaaaaaattaacacacGTACTTAGAATTTTTGTGGTGGTTGCTATTAAGAAAGGGAGATCTTAGAAATCTTTGCCCATTTTTTGGTCATTGTCACAAGTCATTCTAATTGAacttacatatatttaaaagaaaaaacagaacATGAATCGATGAGCATGACAAGTCACAAATGTCAAGCAAATCTTTTGTCGAAGGTCGTTAACCTAAACAAAAATGTTGTCAACTTTTCAAGGTCAGCTTCAAAGGTTATGATGTTTTCAAGATTTCGAACTAACTAATTTCTTAATTGACCAGATAttgtatataattattttttatccaatGAATCATTCAACACTTCGAGATGAATATGAAACTTGCTTAGGATTGTTGAGTTGATTGAGTAAAGGGGTATATGACTTCTGCCCTAGATATGCTTCACCTCATCACCTACTCATGCTCAACTTTTCTTGTAAGGCATGTGGCACAGAATCCTCTTAGTTAATGTGGGTGTCAACtcaagagaaagaaatatctctcttttttttttgggggggggggggggggggaggaaAAAAACAGTATAATGAGCACGTACAGAATGAGAGTTTGATAAAATAGCTCTTATCTAATGcccttttttttggtttgtttttgCTGCGTTGTTCGTTGTGCAAGACAGTCCACAAGACAAGTTGCAGGCTTGTAGCAACAAAAAAACACAAAGGGTCTCCAAGAAACTTCCATGTTGttgcttttaaaataaagttgcCTGCCACTGAGGTCTTGGTGGGCTACTTGTACCTTCCGAAGGCGAGTCTCCTTCGAAAGGAGTAGATACTAGTGAGAGTAAGGTATCTTTTAGTACAGTTGCATCGTAATAATGTAGCTACCCCAAACCTGTATTTCTTTGGGACCTTTAGGAACATGCCAAGATTGGCTAACTTCAATTAAGATTTCATTGAGACCTTTAGGAACATGTCATCAAATTGCGAATTTTAATAGGTATAAATTTCGAGCTGTGCTTGATAGACTTGGCTATACTCTGCATAGGTCCCAAATTGTAATATCTGTGAATTGTAACCActtcaatttgaaaaaaagaaagattaatAGTTGTCAAGTGGACTTTCTCTTCTCTGGTCCAGCTACCTTACAGCAGATGTTACAATCGCCAacattttttcattatcagatacatattgattaaaattaatcttaggTTTGTTAAATATgacaaaatttgttattaacaatgaAAAACCAGTGAACGAAAAACATACAAGGGATGTACTACAATTGTAATGTAGTTTCACTCCTTTCCTTGTACGGTTGCTCTCTCACTTTCCCACTCTTTATTcgcattttgtttttttattgttttattaattctcaGCCACTTCATTCTAAATGAAAAGGAAGTACTTGAGAATGTTtcaattacttaattaaatatcTTTCCAAATTCTTGTATTGGGGATTTGGGAGTAGCCAACAACTCATCCAACCGATTCTGAAAATGATCAACGAATCTCCTCACATCATGAATGAATATATGTACCTTTACCTTTCTAGTTATTTGATTATTCAACTGAAAGAGTTTATTGTTGAGATGAAATAACGTAAAATGAACTACAACATTCAATTCTTGGGGTTCCGAAgacaaaagattgaaaaaggggaaaaaaaattgtaatctctGTAGATTACAGATTATTCAACATCAGTTGCTTTGAGAACCTACACCCTGATCTCCTCCTATGACAAAACAGAGGCTGAAAGGGATTTATCCTATGCCTGCGGTGCTAACATCCTTACAGAAAGTGCTATAATCAGCATTACTAATCTTGATCACGCATCTTTATCAAATGATTTAACTGCAAGCAATGGCAGAACATAAATTATATCGCGCTATAAAAGTAAGTGCTCACCAGAATTATCACGAATATATAGAAAACTTGGGTTGATAAAGTTGTCCAAAGAGAAGGATAATTTCTACATGGAGTTTCTATTTTCGcataaattcttttcttcattgatGAATTTGGGATAATCTAAGCTCATTTATGGTTGGAAGAAATAAGAGGAGAGGAGTGGAAAGAAGCGAGggagagagaaaatgaggGAAAAAGAGAGTCAAtctcaatttctttatttggTTTGACATGGAATTCATATTTCTTTCCCCTTATTCCTTTCCCTCCACCTCCTTTCTTCTCCTTatttcttcaaatcaaacatgccATAAAAGTTAAGAATATGCAATATGATTTGCCTACCTTATTCTCCTTCTAAAAGAAGGGATGTGCAAGAAAGAAGGGATGATAATTCCTCCGGTGTTGCCATTCCAAAGCCTTGCCATCTTATTCTACCGAATTtatcaagaagaaaaaaatacctGTACCagaaaaattagtaaaaatacCTTTAGCTGACTACCATATCTGCCTgactatcaaataaaattaacaacaaaaaGCATCTTACCCAGTGAGAAGGTTTAGTATTTTAAGCTCTTTTCTGAAGTAATAATGGTCACCAAATGAATATACAATCTGCCTCTGGAGCACATTCTCCCCTGCGTCCTTAGATTTCCTCATTATCTTCAGAAGAATTCGCTTAATTGGACTCCGGCATAACAACCACGAGTCTATAAATGACACCTGCAATGGTGGAAATTTTATTGTGAAGAAGCATGTAATAACTTATCTATGATGCTGACATATGTCAAGTCAATAGGTCACTAGAAAAGCTGAAAGCTAAGAACTGGATCAATGATCCTTGGCATTCTAGTATCCCGATATTGTTATAAAAATCAACCAAGAAGGCAAAGTTAACTGCAACAACAATAGGGTTAAATCAGGGGGAAAAAACATGATTTCAAACTCAGCACAATCTCAAGGTAAAATTAGAATGAGCAAGCATGATTATCACTTATCAGTGAGTCTTCATCATACTCTGATAATCAATCTCTAACAACATGATAAAGCATAATAAAATGCAATTACAAAACCATCTAACTTCACATGTTATAAAATGTATTCTTCGGCCTGATAACAAGTGTATTTTGGCCCAATATCAAGTGAACAAGAGTCCggaataagaataataatataaccacaaactcttatacaatttttttttgtacaaactgatgtgacatAATTTAATTGGTTGAATTAGATATCTCTTGgtccacatgatttgtttttattattttgtatttttattcaaccaatgagTTAATGTCAAattagtttgtacaaaataaatttgtacaagaatttgtggttgtatcatcACTCCCGGAATAAATTACTGTGACCGTTTATTTAAGAGCATCAAAAGACTTGCAAGTGAGTTTAATCTATGATTTGAACTACAATAATGGAATACAAAAATTAAGGTACTTTAAGTAGTAAGCCAGAACACAATAAGGAAACTTGAATCAGACTCTGAATGAGAAATAGAGTTAGGTACCTCATACAGGTGCACATTCTTTGAATCACTAAAAGCTTCAAAAAAAGGAGTGCTCCAAGAATCAACCATTGCCTATCAACAGAAAAGAATGTCACTATATTTcttaccaaaaagaaaaagaatgttattttattactgCAATAAGAGGAGCAGCAACAATTCTGCCTAAATTCAGTCTccgattaaatttattaaaatgggATGCGTATCTTCACAAGCAGGAGCGGTAACAACTAAAGGTACAGGTTTATCCCcagaaattttcataattgtaCACAAGCCCAAAGTGAAAGGGGGCTGTAAAAAACCAATATCTTAATCCCATAATCTTCCACCACccagaattttttaatatgtaacgTTTATGACGGATACAAGTTGCAATATGCAAATTATAAAAGCTGTACATTGctaatttaatttccttttaccTCTTTCACTCATTGCAGTATTAATTCAACTAACAAACGACCACTTAATCATGTTTGATGTGGAAATTGCGTAGAGCATATACCAGAAAAAAGTGCCAAAATCCTTAATACCTGTGAACTCGCACGAAATGTGAGACAGACTAAAGATACTTTAGGAATAGCTGCTTTGTCAGCATTAGCCACATCTCCACTGGAACAAACGGGCAGCTTCAAAGGTGTACCATCGGAGTAACTCACATCTAAATCAGGAAACTTTACAGCAGCCAATGCTggaattatgattttatttgccGTCGCAATCTGCCCACATACCACTTAATCCAATTCCATCAGTAACATAAGCCTCGGAATCATCAATTTTTGTTCTTGGACataaatttcacatttttCACCAACCATATGagccaaaatcaaattaataatgcTTATGAAAATTTGACCTAGATTATATGATACCTTGCCACCATGTTTCTTTAGCTCTGCCACGTCGGCGAAGTATCCTCTATTCATCTCATCTGCACTGCCCTAAATCATATCAAACagtattaatttcatttcaatttttacacaCTCACTTCTCAACCAAAAAACtacaaccccccccccccctccccccaaaaaaaaagaaacttacaGCCGTGCACGTTCTTTCTCTACTGCTTGTTTGTTTCCGAGCTGTAATCACAAATGCCCATTAACAGGATTGCATTGAGAATCAAAAAGTTTAAGCATTTGGGTTTTGTTTAACTTACCTGGTAAATGTCAAGGAAGCGAGTGGAAGATTTTTGAGCATAGTGCTGAGGAAAAAGCTTATGTTCATGAGTTAAGAGTTGCTTTGAAGTGATGAGTGAGGCTCTTGTTTGATTTATCAGTCGATTAATTCTAAACATGTTTGCTGAAtctctgatttttttttgtttttcccttCGATCTCTTGGTACTAAGAATCgagttgaaaattttctttttgttagcGTCACTGGAGCAGCAGAGAGGATCGGGTTGTACAAGCAGCCGGTGAGGCAAgtcttggaaaggcttggccCAAggctattttttttgtaaattccaGGTCCACGTTTTGGGTCGAAATCCGAAGCCCAATATTATTTAAGCCCACAAAAGTTTACTATTAACATGTACACATTACAAatagttataaatataaaagtttctcaaattgaatttttttttaatcccaaCTTTCATGAAACATATCATTATTCCACAATATTTGAGACAAAAAAACTTAGAGATTCAAATGAGATGTCTAgtattactaaaaaaaaaaaaagtgtattgTTAATATTCTCAACTgattaatcatattttattatcgtATTATGTATGATTAATTACTGGAAATGAGccaccaacaaaaaaaaaattcaaagttaCTATTTAgtcttataattttaaaagtaaaaagtaacaattatttgaaagGAACCCAACTCTCAAGAAGCGATATTATGCATCTTATTAACACTAAAAAGAACTATAGATGTATAATGGCCACTCGCAAATAATTCACCATCATGCTGCCTTTGTAGCCCAAAAACCAACAATCACTTTGCCGGTCGAAGAGTCAAGAGTACTATCATTCAATTCATTCCCCATTCAAATTTTGACGTCAATTAGTGGCTGTTATTTTGAGTGATTGGGGACCTCCACGAGATACATTGGTGGTTGGGTATAAGTGACCTAAATGGCCTACcaattacaatttaaaatgatattattaataattcataatggTTGTTTCTGTGGTAACAGGCCATCCAACATGCATTAGTTCTGGTAGCTTAGTGCATGGCAGTCTCATTATCCACCACACAAATTTCTAAGTTAGTAGCTAGGGTTTCTATATGTATTAAAGTTGTGACCCTAGCATCaattatctttttcttcccATTTCCACccacaaacaaaaacaatgagTGGTTTGGTATGCTGTTTGTAGCTTTCTTCACCAGTCATTCAGATATAGTGGATTATCCTTGTATTGGGATGTGTAGTTATTCGCgcacaaatgaaaaatatatgcaATCATTTTATAACTAGCTCTCTATTTGATAGCAGGACGTAACAAAAACTgcataaataacaaaattacaattacaatGTTTCAACATTTTGACATTGGTTATTCAACTCTTCTATTTACTATACTGCTTCGTAGGTAGCTTAGCCTGGTTTCACTCTTGTCATCGAATTTTCCTCACACCTTCCTACTAAGATAGCTAGGGTGGTAAAATTATTagtgttattattatcattattattattactactccAATTCTTGGAATCGAGCGCGAGTTTCATCTTCAAACTCAAGAAGATCGGCATGGTACTTTGCAAGCCATCCCTCAATTATTTCAACTTCAGCTTTTCTTTGCATGATCAACCACAGTGGATCACTTTCTTTAGCTGGAAGTATATCCAAGCAATGAGATCCTGCAACATATAGCTACTTGCAATTAGcaaataaattaccaattttttcAACTTAGTTAGATTTAGTAGTATATATGATTtgagttaattaaattaccattGACTGTATTGAGAGCAACAACAGAATCGGATATGTTCTTCAACACCCTATACGTGCATCAAATGTAGAAGTATTATTAGGCTAGATAATTGGATGCTCATAATGTAGGAGTATTTATGAATCGTTTCGTATTTACCCGCCGCTACTATAAGGATCTCGCAACCCATTGGAGAAAATGATGTTACTGGCAAAGTTAtgaagaatcaattttatatccTGTCAGCCATTTAGCAATATATATGGACACACAAtgagtaattaataaaattcagtaaaataaaatagaagttAAAAGAGCTAGCTACTTAATTAGTTAACTATGAAACATACTTGGCCTCCATAATAAGTTGTCACCCAATGAGGCTTAGGCTGGACGCCAAACAAGCCTTCACAGGTCTTGCTGAAGCTGCTTAGGTCAAATGGAGCTAGTGGGAACATTGTGTCATTGTGTCCATGGCCGATGGGAAACACCAGCTCAGTACATACCTGTTCATGAAACAGcaatttgatcaaaattaatgaatttatggACAATGAAtgaagtttaattaattaattaagacttTTGAAGACAGATTATACTATGTTACCTGCCATGTGAACATATCAAATGTTGAAGTGGGACTGCCGAATTCTTTCATGTCATAGCATGACGTGTTCCCCATATAAGTAACAACTGCTGCAAATATTTTGTCAAGAGTATCGGTTCCTTCAGCTCCATCAATGGCGCCGCAGACTCTACTTACCGGATACTTTGGGGGTTCATCATACTGGGCTGCGTCTGTGTATAGCGAGTCTAGGTAGTCCTTGAGCTCCGAAGTGCTATTTAAAGGGCTACAGCCAGAAGGGgggagaaaaggaaaaaaggaaaaagaagcaattaattttaattgagtttGATTTTTGATAAGCATGAGATTGTTGAAGACTTGTGTTATTGCTATTTACTTGCAAGTTCTGAATTTCTTGCTGAGGATTGAAAGACCATTAGGCCTGGAGCCTACTTCATCAATTTCACCCCATGATTTGCGTATAGTTTCATAACAACTCTCACTAGTTTCCTTCATCACCCATCATGTAAACATGAATTACCAAAAGGGAAACTTAAAGTTTATTCAACCAATTAAGTGAAATTTATTGCacgcgtgtgtgtgtgtgtgtgtcatGTGTTATTACTTTGAAGTCCTTGGTTACAATGGTATAGTAACCAACTTGCGGATCAACGACGCCATCAAAGTAAAGGATTGGAGATGATGAAGCCAGAGCTCCGAGGGCAATGTGGGGATATTTCAGCCGGAACCATGAAGCAAGCACtgcaatattattatattaagaaacaaaaaactatatttttagcaacaattaacaaagaattgaattaaaaacttgCTGGATAAGGTATTTAATTCAGCGACTTACTTCCACCATACGATCCTCCAATAACAATTACTGGACACTTTTCGGCAGAATATTTTTGCTTAATGTGTAAGAGAACAGCAGCATAATCTGCTATAGCTTGTGCCGAGTTACAGTACCCAAGTGTGCTTGCATTTTTCATTGCTTCTTCCTTTGATCCAAATGGAACAGATTTTCCGTAATACCGATGCTGTAAAGATTTCAATgataatacataaaaattttatcgaACTTTCGTGCTACAAGTAACTCTGTAtccaaatacaaaaaattgtAAACTCATACCTCTATATAGACTAGAAGAGCCTTAAAATGAGGTGCATTTTCAGGGAGAAAGCCATTGATGTCTCTATCATAATCTATTGACTCTTCCCCACCAAAAAGCACAAAAATTGGGGCACTAGTATTTGCACCATCCCAgtacttaaaatttatcaagtaTCTTTGTTGAAAAGTTTTGTAGCTATCAGGCCTATAGTTGAAGTGATCAAGTGGTTGAGTGTAGAGAAAAGTTTTGTAATCTTTGGACTCGGATGCAGACATAAGTATGGGTTCATTTTGGATTGTTCTTGGACGTGTTCTAAGTCTTGGTATATTGAATTTTGCTGCTGACGATGAGACACAAAAGGAGAAGagtaagaaaaagagaagagcaAGTGATGAGCGTCTTAAAGAATCCATGGCTAAAGGTCTTTTGTTAATCTCTGTTCTGAAAGTAATGAAGTTTTGGGGTTTTAGCACATCTATTTATAATGTTAGATTGTTGGTATATACTATATAATGATATTATGATTGACTTTAGTAATGAAGAGACAAACTAAAAAATTGCTAAAAATTACACCATACATGGGTCATTGGTCAAGATATTTCTGCCGGTAGTTTTATCATACTGGCACCACAATACCTACCATAACACGCATGTGTGTTGTGTTCGACacaatttaaagtttgttGACTTGAGTCTAcggaccttttttttttttcttatagttTTGTGACGCATGACCTAAACAAATCCAGCAATGAATTGAGACtcttttttatgatttcaTTATCTTTTGTCAGGAGATttgttatataaaatactGATGGGAACTCGATAATGCATATGAAAGTTCCAACATTAATGTTTAAGTTATGTAATGACCCTAATTGCCTCCCATGAGTAAATCTAAGATTAACCGGTAGGCTTATAGGTATTGAAGCACCTTTGGTTAAACAAGTTTATTGAGATAAATTATGGCTCTATTTTCTATTGAGgtgttataacttttaattcaCAATTATTGTGTAAAAAactataacaataaaaataaaaatttatagtgTATAGTGAATATGACTTTtggataataattttgacaacaataagaaagatattacatgtttttcatcatacaaacgtttgatcaaatcaatttatttttcaagatacTATAACtaatgtttaccaaacactttgtACAATAACTTTCAAGTTATAATTATCTAACCTCAATATCATATATGATTATGGGCCCATTTGGGATTGCTTTTGGAAagcttaaaagtaattttgaaaattttaaaaactaattttaatgtttggttaaaaaaaatcaaaatcatttttgtcaaaatcaacATCTCCTGCAACCTCTCGTAGcttttatattctaattttgagaatcaattttatcctttaatacaatttcataaatatccttaaaattattatctaaaCCCAAAACtatccttattcaaattggGATCAAAGttaatatgttaataaatttttattataattcattaatataaatttgttaatatcaatttgttggtcaaattactattaaattttttttcactatattataaatttaattatcaattgttttaagataaaagaataaaagaataaaatcaatatattataaattttatttttagttaaaattattataatacacaattaaaaatattgtttgcacatgtttttatatgtataagtagATTTTATTCTAcattatatacattttaatcatttgttttctttcagtagtttaacagtaaaatttatcaaacgcccataattacttttaaaactcacaatacttctgaaaataaaatttaccaaacacttaattgattcttttcacagttgattatttctacagtataactaacaataattattttaaaaactacaatattTCCAAACTGGCCCTAAATATACCCTAAATATATCTAGTGCATTTGTAACAATTAGTATCAATGCAcaaacttttataaaataaaataaaaagtaagtTACGAATGACATAACAAAAGTTACAACTGTTTAACCTCAATACCACACATAACTATGTAAATCTAGGTAGTGTTTACTTGttggagtgggagtgtggagtgtggattcctcccactccagtgtttacttaccttaaaaaaggagggagtgggagtgggaatccgtgGGTCTCACtcaattttggagtggggagtgggattcccactcccatggggggaggtgggagtgggaatccactcccccctcttcccattttatccttataattaaaattaaaataaataaataaaatttaataaaataaataatatcatatttattaaaaataataattatatcatatttattttattaaatttaataaactaaaaataaataaatattatatttaaattaataatattaaacattaattttaataaatattaattaattatttaattaataataataaatattttattctaaaaaaatattaattttgtactatataatcaataataatatttcatttgtgttgctattattaataatttttattcacataatttaaattaaaattaataaaaaattatgatttacataattaagaatattagtaattattattaatttataaatataataaaatatttattttatttttcaaatatattttttattaattttttaattacaaattataattctgtacataaggataaaattgtaatttaaaacaatttactcccaatccaagacaaagtaaacaaataattggaattctgattgacaatccatactttcatttagtctaagtaaacaccctactcccactcccactccacactcctaatccaaggattcccactcctcaggatttctactccaatccaaaaagtaaacgcagcaCTAATGTATTTGTGATGGTTGGTATCAATGCACACACTATTATTAaagagggaaaagaaaaaaaaagctacgAATGTTATAACCTATATTACTATATATAGGATTCATGAAGTTACTCAACCCAATAAATGAGCCACCGTGAAtgtcgttttttttttaaaagaaactcaatgtatttataataattagtatttgaaCAAACACCCCTTGAAAAGGATTAGAAACTTGAAAAAGGCCCTCAATGTCTCTTTGATATGACTTATCTAATAgttataaatgtttatttaatatcataagctcttatcataatttttttcgtTGTTTGATTGTCTTTTTATtagagtttttaaaaattaaataagtattttacCCCGGCCTACTACTAACAGTTCAAATTTTGGACTTTTGGGAGTAggtgttgaatttttttttaaatgttaaaatatctaaaatattctttatttatttgataatcttatttcattcattttataacataattttaaaaatttgtctattaaaataattttataatttttaataaaaattctcgTTGACAACtaaacaactaaatttttttaagtaaaatctctacttataaaaatatattaataaaaactctatttaaataagttttatttgtaaaagttATAGCAAGCGGAGTTTCAATCCTCTTGAAAAAGGCCCTTGTTACAGACTGAGTAAATTCCAGTAGAAAATTAAGCTTGGCGTGCGTACTTATTAAGCACCGAAGATTGGGCCAATTATTTGATAAGGCATAAACCTCTGGAGCATTTGCAAGACTAACATATAGCTAAAAGTTAAGAGAAAATCAAAAAGAGCAGAAAATCAACTTTATCTCGAAAATTGACACATGAGAATAATTAAGATAATCTTCTATatggaataaataaatgctgatgcttttattaaaaaaagaaaaaaaaaagcttaagtGCTTTGTGAACGTCATCATCTACTATAAAAGCTATTTCCTGAAAGTTTTATTGTTGCTGAAAAACTATTGTTGTTTTGACAAGTTCATGCACTTTTTGCCTTTCTGCGATTCGTggaacttttaaatttaacaagtGTGATGTGGGGACATGATATTTgagaatatttgatttttgaaaaataaagaagaatagGAAGAGCAGTGATATGGGAATTAAATCTTAACAAAACcctgataaataaaaatattggagggtttagttcaattatttttcGAATAGAAAAGAGATACATTTATTCTTCTTAAGCGATTTCTCCATCGCATTTTAAAggattaatttcaatattaacaTGATTATTCTGTGAACCAATTTTACTTgtccaaattttaatttgtgaacCAGATTAACATGATTTGTgataaatcaaaatgaattgtctataattattattacaattattattttctgacGAGGAGTGAGTGAACAAAATTATGGGGAGCAATTTTCGGAGATTTTGTATATGACAAAAATACACCATCCGTTTTtcacaagtaaaaaatatacCTTCTGTTAT
This window of the Citrus sinensis cultivar Valencia sweet orange chromosome 8, DVS_A1.0, whole genome shotgun sequence genome carries:
- the LOC102629117 gene encoding uncharacterized protein LOC102629117 isoform X1, which produces MFRINRLINQTRASLITSKQLLTHEHKLFPQHYAQKSSTRFLDIYQLGNKQAVEKERARLADEMNRGYFADVAELKKHGGKIATANKIIIPALAAVKFPDLDVSYSDGTPLKLPVCSSGDVANADKAAIPKVSLVCLTFRASSQAMVDSWSTPFFEAFSDSKNVHLYEVSFIDSWLLCRSPIKRILLKIMRKSKDAGENVLQRQIVYSFGDHYYFRKELKILNLLTGYFFLLDKFGRIRWQGFGMATPEELSSLLSCTSLLLEGE
- the LOC102629117 gene encoding uncharacterized protein LOC102629117 isoform X2, producing the protein MNRGYFADVAELKKHGGKIATANKIIIPALAAVKFPDLDVSYSDGTPLKLPVCSSGDVANADKAAIPKVSLVCLTFRASSQAMVDSWSTPFFEAFSDSKNVHLYEVSFIDSWLLCRSPIKRILLKIMRKSKDAGENVLQRQIVYSFGDHYYFRKELKILNLLTGYFFLLDKFGRIRWQGFGMATPEELSSLLSCTSLLLEGE
- the LOC102616608 gene encoding uncharacterized protein LOC102616608; this encodes MDSLRRSSLALLFFLLFSFCVSSSAAKFNIPRLRTRPRTIQNEPILMSASESKDYKTFLYTQPLDHFNYRPDSYKTFQQRYLINFKYWDGANTSAPIFVLFGGEESIDYDRDINGFLPENAPHFKALLVYIEHRYYGKSVPFGSKEEAMKNASTLGYCNSAQAIADYAAVLLHIKQKYSAEKCPVIVIGGSYGGMLASWFRLKYPHIALGALASSSPILYFDGVVDPQVGYYTIVTKDFKETSESCYETIRKSWGEIDEVGSRPNGLSILSKKFRTCNPLNSTSELKDYLDSLYTDAAQYDEPPKYPVSRVCGAIDGAEGTDTLDKIFAAVVTYMGNTSCYDMKEFGSPTSTFDMFTWQVCTELVFPIGHGHNDTMFPLAPFDLSSFSKTCEGLFGVQPKPHWVTTYYGGQDIKLILHNFASNIIFSNGLRDPYSSGGVLKNISDSVVALNTVNGSHCLDILPAKESDPLWLIMQRKAEVEIIEGWLAKYHADLLEFEDETRARFQELE